DNA sequence from the Hoylesella buccalis ATCC 35310 genome:
GTTTCCACACATCGTAGGTAAAGGTGAACGGACCCTCTCCACCAATACTTTTGAAATTAGCCCAATACTCCTTTTCACTGACACAGTATGTAGCAAATGACTTGCTCACGCTTGGATCGTCACTGTCGTTGGTGATGATGTCGGCATGAGGTTTCAACACATCTACCTCCGGGCGCCGTACGATTTCCTTACAGTCTACCTTCACGCCCTCGCCTTGCTCACCTATCTCAGCTTTGGTAGGGTTGGTATAACCCTGGTCAGCTTCTACAGTTGGCTCGGTGGAAACCTTAGGGTCGGCAGCGTTACCTTCATTGGCACCCTTATCATTCAGCCTTAAATTGGTCGTATAATAATTATAGGCTAATTGCAACTTGGTGTTGGATATCGTGATGGGGTTATAGTTCTTCTTACCTTCTGGAACAGTGATGTCTGCACCCCAGACAGTGGCACTCAGCTTTTTGCTCGAACTCATTCCTTGGTTGCCATAGAACACACAGCCTTCCAACTTGTCGATGACATCTTCTGCACCAGGTCCAAATTTTCCACTACGTGTATAAACATAAATGGCACCACCGCTTCCATCTGCTCCATAATCACCATCAGCGATGTTATTCACAAACTTGGCATTGACAATCTCGCAGTTTCTTTGTTGTGCTATATAAAAGTGTAAAGCACCTCCTGCACCATTGTTCTTACCTTGCTTTCCACCATTCAGCTTAAGTGTGGCTTGATTTTGATAGAATACATCATCCGTAGACCAGAAGCCACTTGTCCAATCGGTACCTCCGTCGTCTAGGATACGAATGGCACCACCCTCTACGGCTTTGTTGCCATAATATTGGTTGTTGGCTGACTTCAGATAAGCATTGCTATAGTTATAGATGGCACCACCCATACCATTGGCAGTGTTGCCATTGAAAATACTATTCTTCACGTCGGTACCAACGCAACCATTGTTTACAAAGATGGCACCACCACCAGACCATTCAGAGGCTGAGTTGTTCTTGAAGATACAATTGTTGATAAATACGGGGTAGTTAGCACCAACCTGTGCGATGGCACCACCGTTTTCAGCTTTATTGTTTTCGAACAGACAGTTGGTAAAATTAAAGGTACCATTTGTTGCTTTGTAGGCAGAGCCAGCAAGGAATACGGCACCACCTATCTTTGAACTTGTGTTGCCCACAAACTTACAGTTGGTGAAGTCACCATAGCCACTTTCCACATTCACAGCACCACCGTTGTCGCTACCAGCGGTACTTGTGGTTTGATTGTGATAGAACACACTGTTCTTCACGTCGAACTTGCCCTGCTGTATACCGATTGACAAGGCGTTGGCTTGTGCGTCGCAACTGTTGTTCTCGAAATAACAGCCTTCCACCAACAAGCTTTTTGCATTGTTCGCTATACGGAAGGCACCACCGTATTTATTACCACTGTTGTTACAGAACACAGTGTTGGTAACCTTGACATTGCCGTCTTGGTTTGCGATATAGAGTGCACCACCTTGATCCTGCGATGTATTGCCTTTAAAGTTACAGTTGTTTATTGTTACATCCACCGGAGCTGATGCATCTTCATCTTGAATCTGAAGCGCACCACCGGCATTTTTACTAATATTGTTCTCGAACTCATTGTTGATGAAAGTGATTGTGCGGCGACCTGTTCCTGCTGGTATGTAGTCTTTTCCTCCTCTCTGAACGGAAACAGCACCACCCGCGTCACCTGATGTACAATTGTGGAATTGGTTGTTCTCGAACACTACCTCATGGCATGACTGAATTCTGAAAGCTCCACCAATACCCGATGTTGTATTGCGGAAGATAGAATTGGTGACGCTCACTTTCTTGAAGCTTTGCAAAGAGATGGTTGTGATTTGCTGCGCAGCCGTACCACCCAGGTTGCGGTTCACCTGCACATGATCCATATTGACATACGAATTGTCTTCTCCATCGGCAGGTTTGTAGTTTCTCGCACCGATGACCGCATATTTCAGGTCTGATCCCAAGTGGTTGATGTCATGAAACGTAACATATTTCATGTCGATCTGAATGTTCGTCGGCCTATATATAGTTTGGTGATTGAACACCAAGAAGCCACCACCTGTTGCAGCCACGCGGTCGCCTTGTAACACCTCTACACGTTCTATCTTAATCTTGGGATTTTTCATGTTACCGAAGAAATAAATAGCTCCGCAGAATGACGACTTGTAATAACGAATCGAACAATCCACCATCTCAAAATATGGATTATCAAACCCATTGTTATCAAAGGTAATCAATGCGCCATTAACAGTACTACCTATAAAGTTATTTGAATCGAACGTAATACCGTGCATTATCAACGCCTGATTGTGGTTGTTGGTACGGAATACGGATGTTGTTATTTTATCCTTCGATACAAATTTTGTCACATGCCGTTGAGGGTTGCTGTTACATGTATCATGAGGCAGCGTTTGTGAGCCTGGCGTGGGATATCCACCCATGAGCCACAGCTTCTGGTCTTTTTTGGACAAGACGTAAAAGCCTGCATTTCTGCTTTTACCATCGTAATAGCTAATCGCACCTGTCTCACTTACGTCATACTCACCCTCTGCCAAATAAATTTTGGCTTGTGTGTTGGCATTGCTTTCTGCCGCTTGCAACGCAGCCTTGATAGTCTTGAAGGCCGAGTTCCACGAAGTACCGTTACGCCAGTCGTTACCTGTCTTGGCCGATACGTAATACTCCAACGGATCTGCCTGTGCACCCAATGCCATGAAGCACGTGAGGAGCAGCGTCAGCAGATGCCGGGTTGGTAATAAATGTTTCATGTTGTTTTTAATTTTAGTTTTTCTTTTTTTCTTCTCATTTCTACACTGCGCATCCATCAGCGTGCCATACAGGCAGCAATGCGATGCGCTAACAGACTTTGTGCGCATTACCAAAGCGTGCGATAGTCTTCGTCGTCATCAAAATCAAATTGTCCTGGCTTTGCCAACTCGCCTTCATGATTTCCACTGGCGAAAGGAAGATCTCCTCCTGTTCCTGGGCCACCGCCTCCTGGTGCTTGCAGTAGCAAAATTCCTGGACTTACATACGTTTTCTTTGCCATATTCAAATTTTTGTTTTATAAATAAATAAGTTTTCTATGTTTGTTGCCAAATATAGCTGGCACATTCTTCTCTTTTTACAAATGTTTGTAGCCAAACAATCTCCCAAAGTATCTGTCGCACAATGGGTTGTTAATTCAGCATTAGCATCATCCTATTTCGCATATAGGTGTCATGGGTGTTCCATTTCTATGCTTTGCGCATTATATATAATAAGGTGGAAGAACTTGAGCGCCTCATCACCTGATTGATACAAAAAGCTCGTATTTTGAACAATACAAAAGTAATCATTACAAATGGTGTAAATACACACAAAAATATCAAAACGGTGAATATATCTATCTTTACCCCCCCCGTATTGTTAATAATACTTAAATAGAAGAAAAAGTATTAATTTGTGTTTATTTCTCGCATAAACATGTTGTAATTATTATATATTTACAAAAATAAAGTCTGTTTGCAGTTTTGCTACAGATTTACAAACTTTTGATGCATGAAATTTTACAATTTAAACAAACACCGCCAGTGTCCCAATTACATTGGGTCCAAAGCCATGGGGTTTGCTCTGATTACTGGCATGTGTGGTGAGCGTGTGGGCGACATTGTCCCCGTGCCCGTGATGATATTCGTGATGAGTGGCAAGGTTAAACTTTGTTTCAAGAAGCATGTTGAGACGGTTGTCAATGCTGGTGAAATGGTTGCAGCCGTATTTACAGAGGGGTCGTACGCCACCGCCCTGGAAGATTGTGTGTGCGTGAGGTTGTACATACAGGGCGATGGACTGGATTTCTGCCATCGCATCGTGAACTCAGTGGCGTTGACGAACGCTGGTGAACCAACCGGAGAGCAGGGCAAGGTGCTGCCCATGATACCGGAGATTCAAGCCATCATGCGGCAAATGACGGGCTACATTACCGACGGACTGATGTGCTGCGACGTGCATGCCATGAAGCAACAGGAGCTGGCGGCGGTGCTGCAAGCCTACTATCGACCAGCAGATTTGCTACCCTTTATCGCCCCCATCTACGACCCGAATGCACGTTTCTACAACGACGTGATGAGGTTGGCTGATAAATATCTGCCGGTGAAAGAGATAGCCTCGCAGCTCAACATGAGTTATCCCACGTTTATCAGAACTTTCCGCAAGGTTTTTAAAGACACGCCACAAGAGTGGTTGTCAAAGAACCGCATGAAACGATTGCGGGATTTGCTGCAACACACGGCGCACACCGACCAGGAGATTGCCGACGAGCTACACTTCACTACGGTGCAGAACATGCGGGCTTTCTGCAAAACGCGCAGCGGGTTGACACCCACACAGTTGCGAGAACAAGAACCGTAGTTTTGCCCCTGCTTTTTAATTGCATTGACTTTGGATGCAAAGTCAAAGAGTTTGGCAGGACGGCTCATGATGCGGGTCGCGGGATGTATTTTCAACAACGAATCAAACTTTTTTTTTCAACAACGAATGTAACAAAAGAAACGAATCTGCCTGTTTGGAATCAATGAACGCAAACGTTCACCGAAAGAAAGCGAATTTTGCAAAGACGCACAACATGTGTATCTCGGCAGATTGGTTTCATTCGCAGAACGCTTGCGTTCATTGTCTTGTTTAGTTTATTCGTCACATTTGTTACATTTGTTGTTCAACAACATCGCCTTTAAATGAAAGAGCCGTGGTCTAAAGTTGTAATATGGAAAAATGTATTGCTGTTCTTCCGCTGATTTAAAAAAAATGCTTACCTTTGGCCAAAAAGGAGGACACGCCATGGAGAAAATCACACAAG
Encoded proteins:
- a CDS encoding helix-turn-helix domain-containing protein; this encodes MKFYNLNKHRQCPNYIGSKAMGFALITGMCGERVGDIVPVPVMIFVMSGKVKLCFKKHVETVVNAGEMVAAVFTEGSYATALEDCVCVRLYIQGDGLDFCHRIVNSVALTNAGEPTGEQGKVLPMIPEIQAIMRQMTGYITDGLMCCDVHAMKQQELAAVLQAYYRPADLLPFIAPIYDPNARFYNDVMRLADKYLPVKEIASQLNMSYPTFIRTFRKVFKDTPQEWLSKNRMKRLRDLLQHTAHTDQEIADELHFTTVQNMRAFCKTRSGLTPTQLREQEP